Proteins encoded in a region of the Zea mays cultivar B73 chromosome 4, Zm-B73-REFERENCE-NAM-5.0, whole genome shotgun sequence genome:
- the LOC100383437 gene encoding Aspartic proteinase-like protein 2-like precursor, translating to MAPSPPRRAALLLATVLLLAAAGSTPGATAAGIFQVRRKFTAGVGGGAGANISALRAHDGTRHGRLLAAADLPLGGLGLPTDTGLYYTEIKLGTPPKHYYVQVDTGSDILWVNCITCEQCPHKSGLGLDLTLYDPKASSTGSMVMCDQAFCAATFGGKLPKCGANVPCEYSVTYGDGSSTIGSFVTDALQFDQVTRDGQTQPANASVIFGCGAQQGGDLGSSNQALDGILGFGEANTSMLSQLTTAGKVKKIFAHCLDTIKGGGIFSIGDVVQPKVKTTPLVADKPHYNVNLKTIDVGGTTLQLPAHIFEPGEKKGTIIDSGTTLTYLPELVFKEVMLAVFNKHQDITFHDVQGFLCFQYPGSVDDGFPTITFHFEDDLALHVYPHEYFFANGNDVYCVGFQNGASQSKDGKDIVLMGDLVLSNKLVIYDLENRVIGWTDYNCSSSIKIKDDKTGATSTVNSHDLSSGWKFHWHMSPVLLLVTTVCSYLIC from the exons ATGGCTCCATCTCCGCCTCGGCGTGCTGCGCTCCTCCTCGCCACGGTGCTTCTGCTGGCGGCGGCCGGGTCCACCCCCGGCGCCACGGCTGCTGGCATCTTCCAGGTGCGCCGCAAGTTCACCGCCGGGGTGGGAGGGGGTGCTGGCGCCAACATCAGCGCCCTTCGCGCCCACGATGGCACCCGTCACGGCCGCCTCCTCGCAGCCGCCGACCTCCCTCTTGGCGGCCTCGGCCTCCCCACTGACACTGG CCTCTATTACACGGAGATCAAGCTCGGGACGCCACCCAAGCACTACTACGTCCAGGTCGACACCGGCAGCGACATCCTCTGGGTCAACTGCATCACCTGCGAGCAATGCCCCCACAAGAGCGGGCTCGGG TTAGACTTGACGCTTTACGACCCCAAGGCATCCTCGACCGGGAGCATGGTGATGTGCGATCAGGCATTCTGTGCAGCCACCTTTGGCGGAAAGCTGCCGAAGTGCGGCGCCAATGTGCCCTGCGAATATAGTGTCACCTACGGTGATGGTAGCTCGACGATAGGTTCCTTTGTCACCGATGCGCTGCAGTTTGATCAGGTGACTAGGGATGGGCAGACACAGCCGGCTAATGCCAGCGTCATTTTCGG GTGCGGTGCTCAACAAGGTGGGGATTTGGGAAGTTCAAACCAAGCCCTTGACGGAATTCTTGGTTTTGGTGAGGCAAATACATCAATGCTATCACAACTAACTACCGCTGGTAAAGTGAAGAAGATATTTGCCCATTGTTTGGATACCATAAAAGGAGGTGGAATTTTTTCTATTGGGGATGTGGTGCAGCCAAAAGTAAAAACAACGCCATTGGTAGCCGACAA GCCACACTACAATGTGAACCTTAAGACAATCGATGTTGGTGGCACTACTCTACAACTCCCAGCTCATATTTTTGAACCAGGAGAAAAAAAGGGTACCATAATCGACAGTGGTACCACCTTGACATACCTTCCAGAATTGGTTTTCAAAGAAGTAATGCTCGCG GTATTTAACAAGCATCAGGATATAACCTTCCATGATGTTCAAGGTTTTTTGTGTTTCCAATATCCTGGAAG TGTAGATGATGGATTCCCAACCATCACATTCCATTTTGAGGATGATCTTGCACTACATGTGTATCCCCATGAGTACTTTTTCGCAAATGGG AATGACGTATACTGCGTGGGATTCCAAAATGGTGCATCACAGTCAAAGGATGGAAAGGACATTGTGCTTATGGGAG ATCTTGTCCTTTCCAACAAGTTGGTTATCTATGACTTGGAAAATCGAGTCATTGGGTGGACTGACTACAACT